One part of the Sporosarcina ureae genome encodes these proteins:
- a CDS encoding toprim domain-containing protein, with translation MKPVILAEKPSQAKAYADAFTSRKHDGYMEINPCPTFPEGAFLTWGVGHLVELKEPHTYNPSWKRWSLGSLPILPERYEFQVAQGKYKQFQVVKKLIRGTNTVINACDVHISL, from the coding sequence ATGAAACCAGTAATCCTAGCCGAAAAACCAAGCCAGGCAAAAGCGTATGCCGATGCTTTCACTTCTCGAAAACATGACGGCTATATGGAAATCAATCCGTGCCCGACATTTCCGGAAGGGGCTTTTTTGACGTGGGGTGTCGGGCATCTCGTGGAATTAAAAGAACCGCACACGTACAACCCGTCCTGGAAACGTTGGTCGCTTGGGAGCTTGCCCATCTTACCCGAGCGTTATGAGTTTCAGGTAGCCCAGGGGAAATATAAGCAGTTTCAGGTCGTGAAGAAATTGATTCGCGGAACGAATACTGTCATCAATGCCTGTGACGTACACATATCTCTATAA
- the ahpF gene encoding alkyl hydroperoxide reductase subunit F, which yields MMENDVLLKVSTGSDQVSNDMNGLMNELEMMSPHIKVERTELERTPSFSINRIGEDTGITFAGVPLGHEFTSLVLALLQVSGRAPKVDQKLMDQIKAVEGKYHFESYISLSCQNCPEVVQALNIMSVLNPNITHTMVDGAAFKEEVESKKIMAVPTVFLNGEEFSGGRISLEEILGKMGSAPDASELENKEPFDMLVVGGGPAGASAAIYAARKGIRTGIVADRFGGQILDTATIENFISVTRTEGPKLAASLEEHVKEYNVDVMNLQRAKRLEKKDLIEIELENGAVLKSKSVILSTGARWRDIGVPGEAEFRNKGVAYCPHCDGPLFEGKDIAVVGGGNSGIEAAIDLAGIVKHVTVLEFASELKADSVLQDRLHSLSNVTVLKNVQTKEITGTDSVNGITYIDRATNEEHHIELAGVFIQIGLVPNTDWLGDSVERNKFGEIVVDKRGATNVPGVFAAGDCSDSAHKQIIIAMGSGATSALSAFDYLVRN from the coding sequence ATGATGGAAAATGACGTGCTTCTGAAAGTTAGCACGGGGTCTGATCAAGTTTCTAATGACATGAACGGTTTAATGAATGAATTAGAAATGATGTCACCCCACATTAAAGTAGAGAGAACTGAGTTGGAAAGAACGCCTAGTTTTAGTATAAATCGTATCGGAGAAGATACTGGCATCACTTTTGCAGGTGTCCCACTTGGACATGAATTTACTTCATTAGTACTTGCTTTATTACAAGTAAGTGGACGTGCTCCAAAAGTTGATCAAAAGCTGATGGATCAAATCAAAGCAGTTGAAGGTAAATACCATTTTGAATCGTATATAAGTTTGAGCTGTCAAAACTGTCCTGAAGTTGTCCAAGCTCTCAACATTATGAGTGTCCTAAACCCTAACATAACTCATACAATGGTTGATGGTGCGGCATTCAAAGAAGAAGTTGAAAGCAAAAAAATCATGGCTGTTCCAACGGTATTTTTAAACGGGGAAGAATTCTCAGGCGGTCGTATATCACTGGAAGAAATCCTTGGCAAAATGGGGAGTGCTCCAGACGCTTCGGAACTTGAAAATAAAGAGCCGTTTGATATGCTCGTCGTCGGAGGAGGTCCAGCAGGTGCAAGTGCTGCTATTTATGCGGCGCGTAAAGGGATTCGTACAGGTATTGTAGCAGATCGTTTTGGTGGTCAAATTTTGGACACGGCTACGATTGAAAACTTTATTAGTGTTACTCGCACTGAAGGTCCAAAACTTGCCGCAAGTCTTGAAGAACACGTGAAAGAGTACAACGTAGACGTGATGAATTTACAGCGTGCGAAACGTTTGGAAAAGAAAGACCTAATTGAAATCGAACTGGAAAACGGTGCTGTTCTAAAGAGTAAATCCGTTATCCTTTCAACAGGTGCCCGTTGGCGCGACATTGGTGTACCTGGCGAAGCCGAATTTAGAAATAAAGGGGTCGCATACTGCCCACATTGTGATGGTCCATTGTTTGAAGGCAAAGATATTGCGGTCGTTGGCGGTGGAAACTCTGGCATTGAAGCAGCAATTGACCTTGCTGGTATTGTAAAGCATGTTACAGTTCTTGAGTTTGCTTCCGAGTTGAAAGCCGATTCTGTTTTACAAGATCGTCTTCATAGCCTTTCGAACGTCACTGTACTGAAAAATGTTCAAACGAAAGAAATTACAGGTACCGATAGTGTAAATGGAATTACGTACATTGACCGTGCCACAAATGAAGAACATCATATCGAATTAGCTGGCGTCTTCATTCAAATTGGTCTCGTACCGAACACCGACTGGCTAGGTGACTCAGTTGAACGTAATAAGTTCGGCGAAATTGTTGTCGATAAGCGCGGCGCAACAAACGTGCCTGGCGTATTTGCTGCAGGAGACTGCTCGGATAGCGCGCACAAACAAATCATTATTGCAATGGGATCAGGCGCCACTTCTGCTTTGAGTGCGTTTGATTATCTAGTTCGAAATTAA
- the ahpC gene encoding alkyl hydroperoxide reductase subunit C — translation MSQIGKTVESFKASAYNAGSGEFIDVTDENLKGQWSVVCFYPADFTFVCPTELEDLQNQYATLKELGVEVYSVSTDTHFTHKAWHDHSEAISSIRYIMIGDPSQKISRNFDVLDEEAGLAQRGTFIIDPDGVVQAAEINADGIGRDASTLVGKIKAAQYVRNNPGEVCPAKWEEGSKTLKPSLDLVGKI, via the coding sequence ATGTCACAAATTGGTAAAACAGTAGAATCATTTAAAGCTTCAGCTTACAATGCAGGTAGCGGAGAGTTTATCGACGTTACGGATGAAAACTTGAAAGGTCAATGGAGCGTTGTTTGCTTCTACCCAGCTGACTTTACTTTCGTTTGTCCAACTGAACTAGAAGACCTTCAAAATCAATATGCAACACTAAAAGAACTTGGCGTAGAAGTGTACTCTGTTTCAACAGATACACACTTTACACATAAAGCATGGCATGATCACTCAGAAGCAATCAGCAGCATTAGATATATTATGATTGGTGACCCATCACAAAAGATCTCACGTAACTTTGATGTGTTAGATGAAGAAGCTGGTCTTGCTCAACGCGGTACATTCATTATTGACCCAGATGGTGTTGTACAAGCAGCAGAAATCAATGCTGACGGCATCGGTCGTGACGCAAGCACTCTTGTAGGTAAAATAAAAGCAGCTCAATATGTTCGTAACAATCCAGGCGAAGTTTGCCCAGCAAAATGGGAAGAAGGCAGCAAAACACTTAAACCAAGCCTAGACCTTGTAGGAAAAATTTAA
- a CDS encoding stalk domain-containing protein, producing the protein MKLNKIIPFALSALLVGSVAVPGMTFAKENVKTEMTSDLKAFIKVEGTIEDVEKNDGLTLYTLDGKEEQFVLAVNEETLIYDNAGKKTKLKIGDSVSAYTDSNKPMILIFPPQYTPDVVIVEKDEESTAVVGIFDDELVDPYLKLQLNVDDSSDISSASGDPVKVDDLKGNDLLVFYQVTTRSIPAQTSPEKVVLLDEIEAVDEDATVEQIIENDQYMVDGVKMVPLRLLAEKLGYVVDSTGVGAIVSKGAPSYTITRGQKEYGYNKSLMKFEVAPELLEPNKTYVPVALIEEMMK; encoded by the coding sequence ATGAAATTGAATAAAATTATCCCGTTTGCGCTGTCTGCATTACTTGTAGGAAGTGTAGCGGTGCCTGGAATGACTTTTGCAAAAGAGAATGTGAAGACAGAAATGACATCGGATTTAAAAGCTTTTATTAAAGTGGAAGGAACAATTGAAGATGTTGAGAAAAATGATGGCTTGACTCTTTATACACTTGATGGAAAAGAAGAACAATTCGTATTGGCTGTGAATGAAGAGACGCTCATTTACGATAATGCCGGAAAAAAGACCAAACTGAAAATAGGAGATAGCGTATCTGCGTATACAGATTCGAATAAACCAATGATCCTGATTTTTCCTCCGCAGTATACACCTGATGTAGTCATTGTGGAAAAGGATGAAGAAAGCACGGCGGTAGTTGGAATATTTGACGATGAATTGGTCGATCCATACTTGAAATTGCAGCTAAATGTAGATGATAGTTCAGATATTTCAAGTGCTTCAGGTGATCCAGTGAAGGTGGATGATTTAAAGGGGAACGACTTGCTAGTATTTTATCAAGTGACAACAAGAAGTATTCCTGCGCAGACTTCACCAGAAAAAGTTGTTTTGCTTGATGAGATAGAAGCAGTAGACGAGGATGCTACAGTTGAGCAGATTATCGAAAATGATCAGTACATGGTCGATGGTGTGAAGATGGTTCCTCTACGTCTGCTTGCCGAAAAACTTGGATATGTAGTAGACTCTACGGGTGTTGGTGCCATAGTATCAAAGGGGGCACCATCTTACACGATTACCCGTGGTCAGAAGGAATACGGCTATAATAAATCATTGATGAAGTTTGAAGTAGCGCCAGAGCTTCTTGAACCGAATAAAACGTATGTCCCAGTGGCGCTTATAGAAGAAATGATGAAGTGA
- a CDS encoding 2-isopropylmalate synthase: protein MSRKIWVFDTTLRDGEQVPGAKLNLYEKVEIAQQLKKLGVDIIEAGFPASSQGDFDAVKAVAERVGNTNDIMITALARAVQADIDSVYNAVKYAENPMIHMVLGTSDIHVEKKFNKSKDQILQIGVDAVKYAKTLMPQVQYSTEDASRSEFEYLWHTIESVMKAGATMINVPDTVGFAEPEEFGALIYKLNDRMKNLNPDVLLSVHCHNDLGMATANTLAAVKNGADKVECTINGIGERAGNAALEEVVMALKTRSSIYNVNTQINTKEIMNTSRLVSSFMGLDVQVNKAITGDNAFAHSSGIHQDGLLKSRDAYEIVHPEDVGLDDMELILTARSGRHAVKNALEKLGFTHMKPEEFEGVFEGFLLLADMKKEVYDHDLYIIVENYYEKHDQDNVTNYSDHFFEFEDLQVVSNSSFPSASVKIRKGEEVFKSSAVGTGPIDALYSAIAEITNIQVKLIGYDISSVSRGKDALGKVKITISHEGENYIAKAADTDILKASALAYINAINSVIVAGIKETTMKTHIVSI from the coding sequence ATGAGTAGAAAAATTTGGGTATTTGATACGACATTACGCGATGGAGAACAGGTGCCAGGGGCTAAATTGAATCTATATGAAAAAGTGGAGATTGCGCAACAACTCAAAAAGCTTGGTGTCGATATTATCGAAGCGGGATTTCCTGCTTCGTCTCAAGGAGATTTCGATGCGGTGAAAGCTGTCGCTGAGAGGGTAGGTAATACAAACGATATCATGATCACTGCACTGGCACGCGCAGTCCAAGCAGACATCGATTCAGTATATAACGCAGTAAAGTACGCAGAAAATCCGATGATTCATATGGTGCTGGGAACTTCAGATATTCATGTGGAGAAAAAGTTCAATAAATCAAAAGATCAGATCCTTCAAATAGGTGTCGATGCAGTAAAGTATGCAAAGACATTAATGCCTCAAGTACAGTATTCAACAGAAGATGCTTCACGCTCAGAATTTGAGTACTTGTGGCATACAATTGAATCTGTCATGAAAGCTGGCGCCACGATGATCAACGTACCTGATACAGTTGGCTTTGCGGAGCCGGAAGAATTTGGGGCGTTAATTTACAAATTAAATGATCGCATGAAAAACCTGAATCCAGATGTACTATTAAGCGTCCACTGTCACAATGACTTGGGGATGGCGACTGCCAATACTTTAGCGGCGGTGAAGAACGGCGCAGATAAAGTAGAGTGTACAATTAACGGAATTGGGGAACGAGCAGGAAATGCGGCACTTGAAGAAGTAGTAATGGCATTGAAAACAAGAAGCTCCATTTATAATGTCAATACACAAATCAACACGAAAGAGATTATGAATACATCACGTCTAGTATCTAGCTTCATGGGATTGGATGTGCAAGTGAATAAGGCGATTACAGGAGACAATGCTTTTGCCCATTCGTCCGGAATACACCAGGACGGATTATTGAAATCCCGTGATGCGTATGAAATTGTTCATCCAGAAGATGTAGGACTGGATGATATGGAACTGATTTTAACAGCGCGGTCAGGACGCCATGCGGTGAAAAATGCACTTGAAAAGCTTGGATTTACTCATATGAAACCTGAAGAATTTGAAGGGGTTTTTGAAGGGTTCTTACTGTTGGCAGATATGAAAAAGGAAGTATATGATCATGATTTGTATATCATTGTAGAAAATTATTACGAAAAACATGATCAAGACAATGTAACAAATTACAGCGATCATTTCTTTGAATTTGAAGATCTGCAAGTTGTCAGTAACTCAAGTTTCCCATCAGCGAGCGTTAAGATTCGCAAAGGTGAAGAAGTCTTTAAATCGAGTGCTGTTGGAACAGGTCCGATTGATGCGCTATATTCCGCCATTGCAGAAATTACGAATATTCAAGTGAAATTGATTGGATACGATATTAGCAGTGTATCACGGGGCAAAGATGCGCTAGGAAAAGTGAAAATTACCATTTCGCATGAAGGAGAAAACTATATCGCAAAAGCAGCAGACACGGATATTTTGAAAGCGAGTGCACTAGCTTATATAAACGCGATTAATAGTGTCATTGTAGCTGGAATAAAAGAAACGACTATGAAAACGCATATTGTAAGTATTTAA
- the yedF gene encoding sulfurtransferase-like selenium metabolism protein YedF, translated as MQTELEADFTLDLRGESCPYPVIYTLETLDGMNNGELLQVITDCPGSFRNVPEEAIAHGYKFAQDPVKNGQEYLFHIYA; from the coding sequence ATGCAAACTGAATTAGAAGCGGACTTTACACTCGACTTGCGTGGCGAGTCGTGTCCCTATCCTGTAATTTACACTTTAGAAACACTTGACGGTATGAATAACGGCGAGTTACTACAAGTCATCACTGATTGCCCTGGCTCTTTCCGCAACGTACCGGAAGAAGCGATCGCTCACGGTTATAAATTTGCGCAGGATCCTGTAAAGAATGGACAGGAATACTTGTTTCATATTTACGCATGA
- the yedE gene encoding selenium metabolism membrane protein YedE/FdhT has translation MKKMIQPIFQRYWNPYLVLLIAGILSAVYFGLTSTVWAVTGEFTRLGGDLLLLFGVDISGWQYFDMVHLQGATWNRPDGWIVWGMFAGALIMVLLSNSFKIRLPQQKRRYVQGLVGGIIAGFGARLALGCNLAAFFTGVPQFSFHSWIFIMATGIGTFFGAKLTKTRWWKGKPSLIRGNAKPTQLKKRVIQPYVGGTIAVLYIGLTIYFFASGQKLLGLGALFGLAFGILIERGQICFTSAFRDLFLVGRSIMAKAIIIGMAVSSILTIIVISIYDLTPITQIAALSTFVGGILFGLGIVMASGCETGMMYRLMEGQLLFLPVFAGNIIGATFLAYAWDHLGVYNVLVKSGAKINLLDTLGPIGAISVTLLMLGGLYALTVYGEKRYHRKLTIKRGMNVHAN, from the coding sequence ATGAAAAAAATGATTCAACCTATTTTCCAACGCTATTGGAACCCTTATCTCGTCTTATTGATAGCTGGTATTCTTAGTGCAGTATATTTCGGCTTAACTTCGACCGTTTGGGCAGTAACTGGTGAATTTACAAGACTGGGAGGCGACCTCTTATTATTATTTGGAGTCGATATCTCAGGCTGGCAATATTTCGACATGGTACATCTGCAGGGAGCGACATGGAACCGACCAGATGGCTGGATTGTCTGGGGAATGTTCGCGGGCGCACTCATTATGGTGTTGCTTAGCAATAGTTTCAAAATCCGATTGCCGCAGCAGAAACGTCGTTATGTACAAGGATTAGTTGGTGGAATTATTGCAGGATTCGGTGCACGCTTGGCACTCGGCTGTAATCTAGCTGCATTCTTTACAGGCGTTCCTCAATTCTCTTTTCACTCATGGATCTTCATAATGGCAACAGGCATCGGTACTTTCTTCGGAGCCAAACTGACGAAAACACGCTGGTGGAAAGGCAAGCCTTCCTTGATTCGCGGGAACGCAAAGCCGACACAACTTAAAAAGCGGGTAATCCAACCGTATGTCGGTGGAACAATCGCAGTCCTCTACATCGGACTCACTATATACTTCTTTGCATCCGGACAAAAACTGCTTGGCCTTGGTGCGCTTTTCGGCCTGGCCTTTGGTATTTTGATTGAACGGGGACAAATTTGTTTCACTTCTGCATTCCGCGATTTATTTCTCGTCGGACGTAGCATTATGGCAAAAGCAATTATTATAGGTATGGCCGTCAGTTCCATTTTGACGATCATTGTCATTTCCATCTATGACTTAACGCCAATTACACAAATTGCAGCACTTAGCACATTTGTCGGTGGCATATTATTCGGACTTGGCATTGTCATGGCGTCAGGCTGTGAAACCGGTATGATGTATCGCTTGATGGAAGGACAGTTACTGTTCTTGCCAGTATTTGCGGGCAATATTATCGGGGCAACATTCCTTGCCTATGCTTGGGATCACCTTGGTGTCTATAATGTATTGGTCAAGAGCGGTGCAAAAATCAATTTACTCGATACATTAGGCCCAATTGGCGCAATTTCTGTTACGCTGCTCATGCTTGGTGGACTCTATGCATTAACGGTGTATGGAGAAAAACGCTACCATCGTAAGTTAACAATAAAGAGAGGAATGAATGTACATGCAAACTGA
- a CDS encoding nitroreductase family protein, with protein MSYEAKNDVEKSIMGRRSIKKFSADPVDIDEIIELLNVAKWAPNHKLTEPWRFQLYADEGKEKFIEAFLTSQKRDGEVTDKAKNKAAYFRTIPLHLVVIMPEDSRKKRWDEDYAAVSAMIQNFQLAAWERGIGMIWRTNDWTHDPVFKDAIDVKSDEKIVGTLMIGYPKHVPRPEERADIRKVLKVIDK; from the coding sequence ATGAGCTATGAAGCAAAGAATGACGTAGAAAAGTCGATCATGGGTAGACGCTCGATCAAGAAGTTTAGTGCTGACCCAGTCGATATAGACGAGATCATCGAATTACTGAATGTAGCTAAATGGGCACCCAATCATAAACTGACAGAACCTTGGCGATTCCAATTATATGCGGATGAAGGCAAAGAGAAATTTATAGAAGCATTCCTAACTTCTCAGAAGAGAGATGGAGAAGTGACAGATAAAGCAAAAAACAAAGCGGCCTACTTCCGCACTATACCATTGCATTTAGTTGTCATCATGCCCGAAGATTCACGTAAAAAGCGTTGGGATGAAGATTACGCTGCGGTTTCTGCAATGATACAGAACTTCCAGTTAGCAGCATGGGAACGTGGTATCGGCATGATCTGGCGTACGAACGACTGGACGCATGATCCTGTATTTAAGGACGCAATTGATGTGAAATCAGATGAGAAAATTGTTGGAACCTTGATGATTGGTTACCCAAAACATGTGCCTCGACCTGAAGAGCGCGCGGATATCCGCAAGGTCTTGAAAGTTATCGATAAATAA
- a CDS encoding AbgT family transporter codes for MNTQKKGFFQKFLDMIEKTGNRLPHPVTLFALLALLVIVISAIVSYFGVSAEHPGKEGEMIEVHNLLSSEGIHYIITNMTDNFIGFAPLGVVLITMLGIGVAEGSGLISALLRGFVMSVPKRLITLGLVFAGVMSSVASDAGYVVLPPLGAVLFAALGRHPLAGLAAAFAGVSGGFSANLLLSGTDALLGELTIMSAAIINPEYAEGMNIAMNYYFIAFSVIVLTFVGAWVTEKIVEPRLGEYTGEFREKVEKLTRLEKKGLILAGVSVVVAGILVALLVAFPGAPLRGDEADMPIIKSPFMKSLVPIIAFMFFVPGLVYGKVTKEIRNDKDVAAMMSTTMAAMGMFIVLSFTASQFVAFFSESNMGLVLGVYGANFLDSINLKGIPLLLMFIVIAAFINLFIGSASAKWAMMAPVFVPIMMQLGYSPELTQMAYRVADSSTNIISPLMTYFAIIIAFAQKYDKKMGIGTLVSVMFPYSMFFLLFWSLTLIVWMLLGIDLGPGSPIYYLK; via the coding sequence ATGAATACGCAGAAAAAAGGATTTTTCCAGAAGTTTTTGGATATGATCGAAAAGACCGGCAACCGCTTGCCGCATCCGGTTACATTGTTTGCCCTTTTGGCTTTACTAGTAATCGTCATCTCCGCAATCGTTTCGTACTTCGGTGTTAGCGCAGAGCATCCAGGTAAAGAAGGCGAAATGATTGAAGTACATAATCTCCTTAGCAGTGAGGGTATACACTATATCATTACGAATATGACCGATAACTTCATCGGTTTTGCTCCACTTGGTGTCGTATTGATTACGATGCTTGGTATCGGGGTTGCAGAAGGATCGGGCTTGATCAGTGCATTGCTTCGCGGCTTTGTCATGTCCGTACCAAAACGTTTAATCACCCTCGGACTAGTGTTTGCAGGGGTAATGTCTAGTGTTGCTTCTGACGCAGGATACGTTGTTTTGCCGCCACTAGGTGCTGTATTGTTCGCGGCGCTTGGAAGACACCCCCTTGCAGGTCTAGCCGCAGCATTTGCCGGAGTTTCGGGTGGGTTCAGTGCAAACTTACTTCTTTCCGGTACCGATGCATTGCTTGGTGAATTAACCATTATGTCTGCAGCGATCATCAATCCCGAGTACGCAGAAGGTATGAACATTGCCATGAACTATTACTTCATCGCATTTTCCGTTATCGTTCTGACATTCGTCGGTGCGTGGGTTACGGAAAAGATTGTGGAGCCACGTCTTGGTGAATATACTGGTGAATTCCGTGAGAAAGTTGAAAAACTAACTCGTCTAGAAAAGAAAGGTTTGATTTTGGCTGGTGTTTCTGTTGTAGTGGCAGGAATACTCGTTGCACTTCTTGTCGCTTTCCCAGGTGCTCCATTGCGTGGGGATGAAGCGGATATGCCAATCATCAAATCGCCGTTCATGAAATCGCTTGTGCCGATCATCGCGTTCATGTTCTTCGTACCGGGTCTCGTCTACGGTAAAGTAACGAAAGAAATTCGCAATGATAAAGATGTCGCAGCTATGATGTCTACGACGATGGCTGCTATGGGTATGTTCATTGTTCTGTCGTTTACAGCGAGTCAGTTCGTTGCATTCTTCTCTGAGTCGAATATGGGCTTGGTATTAGGAGTCTACGGCGCAAACTTCCTTGACAGTATTAATTTAAAAGGAATACCCCTATTACTGATGTTCATCGTCATTGCGGCGTTCATCAACTTATTTATCGGCAGTGCATCCGCGAAGTGGGCCATGATGGCGCCAGTCTTCGTACCGATTATGATGCAACTTGGTTATTCTCCTGAATTGACGCAAATGGCGTATCGTGTGGCGGATTCTTCAACGAATATCATTTCACCGCTCATGACGTATTTTGCGATCATCATCGCGTTTGCGCAAAAGTATGATAAGAAAATGGGTATCGGTACGCTCGTTTCCGTTATGTTCCCTTATTCCATGTTCTTCTTGCTGTTCTGGAGTCTCACGTTGATCGTATGGATGTTACTAGGAATAGATCTTGGACCTGGTTCCCCTATTTATTACTTGAAATAA
- a CDS encoding YitT family protein, producing the protein MQRRLLDYAALIVGSFIFAIGINYFAIPNMLSEGGVIGITIITYYLFEWSPGVVSFILNLVLVAIGYRFFSKRTIIYTVITIIFMSIFLELTKNWGEQLGHDTLLAALFAGLFVGGGLGLIFRVGGTSGGGTTVARMLQQWLGWSVGKAVLVIDITVILLSAFVIGKEKAMFTLVAVYVGAKVIDKIVDGADDRKAVMIISKHQEDIRKELLTTMGRGVTILEGRGGYTLEKQAILYIIINQGEIVQLRRILESVDEDAYVTINNVQEIFKRGFKERRPK; encoded by the coding sequence ATGCAACGAAGACTACTGGATTACGCCGCTTTGATTGTAGGATCATTCATCTTCGCAATTGGAATTAACTATTTTGCGATTCCGAATATGCTATCTGAAGGTGGCGTCATCGGGATTACGATCATTACATACTATTTATTTGAATGGTCACCTGGCGTTGTCAGTTTCATACTTAACTTGGTGCTCGTTGCGATTGGGTATAGGTTCTTCAGCAAACGAACAATTATTTATACTGTCATCACAATCATTTTCATGTCTATTTTCCTTGAACTGACAAAGAACTGGGGAGAACAGTTGGGCCATGATACTTTACTTGCTGCTTTATTCGCTGGTTTATTTGTAGGTGGCGGCCTTGGGTTGATTTTCCGTGTCGGTGGAACTTCTGGAGGTGGCACTACAGTTGCCCGCATGCTTCAGCAGTGGCTAGGTTGGAGTGTAGGAAAAGCGGTCCTAGTTATCGACATTACTGTCATTTTATTGTCTGCTTTTGTTATTGGTAAAGAAAAGGCAATGTTCACACTTGTAGCGGTATATGTAGGGGCAAAAGTAATTGATAAGATCGTAGACGGTGCAGATGATCGAAAAGCTGTAATGATTATTTCAAAACACCAGGAAGACATTCGCAAGGAATTGCTCACTACGATGGGTAGAGGGGTCACCATTCTTGAAGGTCGTGGCGGTTATACGCTTGAGAAACAAGCAATTTTATACATTATCATTAACCAAGGGGAAATCGTACAGCTACGACGGATTTTGGAGAGTGTGGACGAGGATGCTTACGTTACAATCAATAATGTACAAGAGATTTTCAAACGTGGTTTTAAAGAGAGACGTCCAAAGTAA
- a CDS encoding DMT family transporter has protein sequence MNKLFTKSTFALIVLVVIWGVSWPIYKLSIVYAPPLLFSGMRALLGGSLIILLMFKLRDRLQWRQHWRKYSISALFNTVLFFGLHTIGLHYLPGGLFSVLVYFQPVLLGLFAWMWLGETMTPIKVTGLLIGFIGIIVVSAEHFTAQLSILGVVLGVLTAFFWALGVVYVKKVSEEVDAYWMVAMQFTIGGVVLLVLGSLTESWSAIEWESMYLFGLGFGATMGIPVAYIIYYSLIRAGEASKIAVFTFLVPVISVFISTVFVGEAMTHTLWVGLLLVVLSICFVNYSKNEPVILLHTENEE, from the coding sequence GTGAACAAGCTATTTACAAAATCAACTTTCGCGCTGATAGTATTAGTTGTGATTTGGGGTGTAAGTTGGCCCATTTATAAACTATCAATCGTTTATGCTCCGCCGTTATTATTCTCAGGAATGCGTGCTCTGCTTGGCGGTAGTCTGATCATATTACTGATGTTCAAGCTACGTGACAGATTACAATGGCGTCAGCATTGGCGAAAGTACAGTATTTCAGCTTTGTTCAACACCGTCCTATTCTTTGGTTTGCATACGATAGGCCTACACTATTTACCAGGGGGGTTATTCTCGGTACTCGTATATTTTCAGCCGGTTCTTCTTGGTTTATTTGCGTGGATGTGGTTGGGTGAGACTATGACACCAATTAAGGTAACAGGATTATTGATTGGGTTCATCGGCATTATAGTAGTTAGCGCAGAACATTTTACAGCCCAGCTTTCCATACTAGGCGTGGTATTGGGCGTGCTGACGGCATTCTTTTGGGCACTGGGCGTTGTGTATGTCAAGAAAGTCAGTGAGGAAGTCGATGCATATTGGATGGTCGCGATGCAATTTACTATAGGTGGCGTAGTCCTGCTTGTACTTGGTTCCCTGACAGAGAGTTGGTCTGCGATTGAGTGGGAATCGATGTATCTATTCGGCCTCGGATTTGGTGCGACGATGGGAATCCCAGTAGCTTACATCATTTATTACTCTCTCATTCGTGCTGGAGAGGCAAGTAAGATAGCAGTGTTTACCTTTTTAGTTCCAGTCATTTCAGTGTTCATCAGCACCGTATTTGTCGGTGAAGCGATGACACATACGCTATGGGTTGGCTTGTTGCTCGTCGTTCTCAGTATCTGTTTCGTTAATTATAGTAAGAACGAACCTGTTATACTGCTACATACAGAAAACGAGGAGTGA